Sequence from the Candidatus Methylacidiphilales bacterium genome:
CGGCGATTGTGCGTGCTTCTTGGGGTGTGCGGGCGACGCGTCCTTGGGGGGTGGGGACTTTGAAACGTTGGAGGAGTTCGCGGGCTTGGTATTCGTGGATGTTCATGTTTGGTGGGGCGTCTGGATGATGGCAGGGGGAGGAGAGAATTCAACTTTGTTTGTGAGCGAGGGAGGGGTGAGGGGGTATGGTGATGAGGTGGATGTTGGGGATGGAGCCGTAGCCGACGAAACGGGTTTTGTTGGTGCGGATGGTGCCCCAGAACCACCATGGGATGCGTTTGCGTTTTGGGTTGGGGAGGACGAAGTCGAAAACGCCGACGCCGTGCTTGGGGCGGCCGTGATAGGTGCGGCCTTCACTGGCTCCGGCCATTATTGGGCGATTTGAGTTTTTTTCGATGCCGAGGTAGATCATTACGTGGGAGATGGGGGGGTTGCGTTTTACTTTGTAGGTGCCTTCCCAGAATAGGATATCGCCCGGGCGGAGGAATTGGAGTTGGCGGTCGTGGGGGTCTTCGTCGTTGACTTTTTTGAGGGTGCGGTTTTGTTGAAGCCAGAGGTAGATTTGGGTGGAGTCGCGAGGGGGGTTTTTGTAGCCGAGTTGCTTGAGGGTGTAGTGGACGAAGCCGGAGCAGTCGAAGCCTCCTTGGTTGGGGTCGGCGGATCCGTATTTGTAGCTGAGGCGGCGAGAAGTTAGGTCTAAGCAGATGCGGATTAGGTGTTGTAGGTAGGGTGGGTAGTTATGGAAATTGAGTATGT
This genomic interval carries:
- a CDS encoding C40 family peptidase, which gives rise to MISNHPAFPPLRQFIVIIALILSPLSSQPANSQTNPFPTQTLKPDDILNFHNYPPYLQHLIRICLDLTSRRLSYKYGSADPNQGGFDCSGFVHYTLKQLGYKNPPRDSTQIYLWLQQNRTLKKVNDEDPHDRQLQFLRPGDILFWEGTYKVKRNPPISHVMIYLGIEKNSNRPIMAGASEGRTYHGRPKHGVGVFDFVLPNPKRKRIPWWFWGTIRTNKTRFVGYGSIPNIHLITIPPHPSLAHKQS